The DNA window CAAAGGTGGAACTAAATTGAaactaaatgaaacttttttggattcaaataggaTTATGTCTAAACGTAAGGGACTAATTTAGTACTTtactctaaaataaatttttttttaacattttctctcacataaaaattctttttatatttttaaatttacgtgaattttgtattaaattttttatttattttcttccgAAATTCTTCTCTTATTCGAATCCATAAAAATTGAATTCTATACTTTTTGGAAGACTTATAAACTCCGATACTCTGTCATTAAActatttctttcaaaaaattatactaataattaCAAAAGCTCATTCAATTTTAgaagtaatttatttatttcatgaaCAAACTCCCACTCATGGAAGCTACTAACCTTTCTAAACATACAATTACAATAATGtaagaaaaacataaataagaATAATGTATATAAGAAACTGAAGGAACAACAATGCTGTAATATGCATTAGTAAGATTGCTAAATTAAGTTGAAGCAAGAGGAGATGGAGGAGTTGGAATAGGTTTCCAACCTTCCAACATCAAGATAACATTCTTCATTGAAGGACGCAGTGATGGATCATCCTGCACACACCACAACCCCACCTTCACCATTCTCTCTAATGTCTTCCAATCTGTATCCTCTTCTTCTGATTCATTAACAACAAGCTTCCTCAACTCTCCTTCTGCATAACACTGATACACCCAACTTGAAAGAAGAACCTCCTCTGGACACTTCACGTTTACATCTATACTTCTTCTGCGGCACACTATCTCCAACACCACAACCCCATAGCTGTAAATATCAACTTTCACAGACACCAATGGAGATGAACATGAAGATAAAGATGGTGATGCCTCATTCTTCCATTCAGGTGCCAAGTAACTGCTTCTTACCTCATCATCAGTAAGAAACTCTGGTTGTTGAGGCTGCTTCAAAAGCCGTGCTAATCCAAAATCAGATATCTTTGCTGTCCATGCTTCATCAATCAGTATATTTTGTGGCTTAAGATTGCAATGGACGATTCGAACCCCGCACTCTTCATGCAGATACTGCACTCCTCTGGCTACATCCAATgcaattttaatcctctctttcCATGGAAGTGCctgatcatgatgatgatgatgatgattcttACCCTTAAACAGAAGATTCGCGAGGCAGCCATTGCTAACATATTCATAAACAAGAAGCTTCCTTGACCCTTCAATACAATACCCAACAAGCTTAACCAGATTCCTATGGTGAGTTCGAGCAATGGCAGTAACTTCAGCTCGGAATTCCCTCTCTCCTTCATCATCAGCAATCCTCTCTAGTCTTTTCACAGCAACGCTTTTGTTACTACCATCACCTGTTATTGTTCCTTCATAAACTGCTCCATAAGACCCTCTTCCTATCTCTTCCGTGAAGCCACTAGTTGCTTCCACAAGTTCGTCAAAGGAAAACGAGCGCAATGAACATTCCTTGGTGAATCCCAGGTTTGAGCTTGCAGACAACTTTGCATAACTATAAACATGATGCCTATAATTGAAGAAAACCGAGACAGCAATGATCACACAGAGCAAAGTAACAGAACCCAAAGAAGAGGATAGAATCAGTATTAGGCTTCTCTTGTTATCAACAACAACATGGGAATCCGGGTCTAGATGTGTTTGGTTAATTAGAAATCCTGAATGATAAGGAACTTTGAAAATGGCTGTGGCTGTGTCTGATGCATTTGGAACCTTTCTGCCATATCTGAGTGGAAGCCTGTATATGCTGCAGATACCACCATTATTTGCATACAATGCTCCCCCACAATCACAATCTTCCTTGCAAGACTCCTCACATGCTTCCATTGTTGTTTCTTTTGTAACCAAATATGGGAAATCACTCCATGACATGTGCTCCAAAAGAGTAACATCGTACAGCGAAGATGGGTCAGGATTAGATTGACGTTCGTCTTTGCTGTAGTTCAGTTTGCATTCCAGAAACATGCCATTGTTGCTGATGGGGACGAAACCAGGATAACAGTGACACATATTGGTGTTGGAGCAGTAACTGTTGAAGCCACAAAAACCATTGATTTGGCATTTATCATGCATGGCTTCCCACCTAATTTCAACACTGAATGGCCTTCTATTTCCCTCACCATCAAATTGGTGCTCATACAATCTGAAAACCCCATCAAAATCAAATGTTGCCCGGTATATTGAGGTTGTGTTCTGTTTCTGAGAATTGCTATTTCTCAACAAGTTTGTGTTGTTGACAAAACATTGGTGCTCTCTTAGGCAAAGAAATCCTTCCGTGTTAAGACTCAGCTGCACCGAActaaaccaaaaaaagaaaaatgtgttAACTTAAACCTTCTACATGGAAAACTAGAAATGAAGTGAAGTGAATAATGGGGTGAATTGGGTGACTTACCCGGTAGTAGCATTGTCAATCTCATCCCAGTAGTGATCCTCAGCGTATGGTAAGGTTTTGAGGGGATAAGCAACAAGGTTGCTATCCGATTCTTGCATGATAAGATAGAAAAGTCCAGTGGAATGATCTGTTTTGGACAAACTAGACACCAATCTGTTTGCTGCAGTTAAGTTCTGACCTCCTAAAATGATATCGGTTGGATGATCAAAGCTTTGCCACACAACAACATGTGAATCATCATAGATTACAAAGTTTCCGGAATCCAGCATGGATGCCATAGAAGCCCCTGTGACATTATTAGTAATCTTTTGTCCTTGTTGAAGAACCAAGCCATCAATGGTCAAAAGTAAGGTGGAGGAAGAAGGTAGCGGCGGATCGTTGCGGTTAGCAGTCCATACTAGAGTGATGTCAGGCTCACCAAGCAGCCATATACCAACAGCATAACCATAGCCTTGAGCATGAGGGTAAAATCCAAATGCAAAATGGCCAGAACTTGATAACCATGATGAAGATTGGTTTCCTTTTGGAGAGAGGGAATGACCCAACTCAATCTTGGTTATTCCATCATCTGCATCTGCAAGTGATGAGTGTAGCAGTAGAATAGAAGACAGAAAGAGCAGAACAATGAGAATGGGGGATTTAGAAGCCATGTCTATCTAGCTATCTGAGACTAATTCAAACTCCAAACATTTCAATTTTAACAAATATGTATCAGTCTTTTACTTTTCCTCTTGCCGTGTAGAATGGTGAATGCAGCTTTAAGTTATGTAAGTCAATACCAGTCTTTAAGGCATAGATTTAGATTGATTCAATGGCATAATATCACTCATATCACTAAGGTTCTTTGGACTTGGCACAAACTGTATGGTGCAGTTCAAGTACTCATACtgtaaatttttttcacttGATAAACAGGCTTGTGAATGGTAATTTACTAAGTTTAAGTTGATTAGCAGGAAGTAGCTAAtgtgaacaaaagaaaaacaagtgaACTAACTAAAGCTAAAAGATGAGTGTTGCTGGGCCAAAAATAAGTCATATATAAAGCATAAACGCGTAGAGGAATAAAGTAGAGGCATCAAAGACAAGAACAAGAGTCTGGTGAAATGACCTTTCCATTGTGCAATCCACTCTGTGAACTCCACCTTCCATTCTCTAACACAACATTTGCTTAAGAAAACTTATATGGGAAACCATCTTTTAATTTCTCCGTGTATGTCCCACTTTTATCAAAGTGTCATTGACTTATGGGCCAAAACCTTAGTGATTGGCCGAATAAAGTAGAGTAGATTAAGAAAAGCTTCagacttatttatttttgcatGGGACAAACCCTTATATAAGTGCCTGAAGGAGAGAAACCATCAagtaattaaaaacaaattcaagtTTCTATAGGAATATTAGTTTCTTCAATTTCTGGTATCATTGTTGGTGCAAAATGGATGCCATATTGAGCTACCTAGTTATGTTTATGATGATGACTTTGGCAGTAGTTCAAGCCCAACTAAGAACAGGGTTTTATTCTAGTTCATGCCCAAGTGCTGAGGCCATTATACGGTCCACTGTTGAATCTCACTTCAACAAAGATCCTACCATTGCTCCTGGCCTTCTCAGGCTTCATTTCCATGATTGCTTTGTACAGGTAATGCTATCTTATTGCTATCTGTTCTTCTATGCTGTCTCAACCTTATTCATTCACTACATAGCATTGTTTAAGCTTGATTAACAAGTCATTGGAAATATCTTCTTCCATAGGGGTGCGATGGTTCAATTTTGATTGCAGACTCTTCTGCAGAAAGGAATGCAGTGCAAAACATTGGTCTAAGAGGTTTTGAAGTCATTGATGATGCAAAATCACAGATAGAAGCTACATGCCCTGGAGTTGTCTCATGTGCTGACATTCTAGCATTGGCAGCCAGGGATGCAGTCCATTTGGTATTAAAATAACTAATCATGTTATGTGTACATCAAAATCAGCTTGCGAATTAACCACCCGTAtagaatatatattgaaatacaaaatacatattaaaaatcaGTTAAACAATAAATCATGTATTTGTACACAAATACACGGTGACTGATTTAATAGCTGATTTTTAACGTACATATAGCATTTTTGTAAAACAAACATAAGACGTGTTATTTGtacttatttttgtttttgtttaccAAGCCGACGCATCATAATCTAATAGTAGAAAAGTGTGTGTCGATACAAAGGACAAGACAAAATAAGTACCCAATACATTTTTGTAAAATGATGTTGAACTCTATATTATCATGGACCAATGGACTCTTATAAAGGAACTGATAAAATTAACACCTGAGGAAAAATGGCAGAGTGGTGGTCCAAGTTGGCTAGTACCAACAGGAAGAAGAGATGGGAGGATTTCTTCATCAAATCAAGCCTCAAACATGCCTTCTCCGCTTGACCCGGTTTCTGTCCAGAAGCAAAAATTTTCCGCCAAAGGTCTAGATGTTCATGACCTTGTCACCTTATTAGGTATGCAATGTTTCACTGTATTTCACATTATTAAATACAAACTTATGTTGGATATAATAATCATCTTGTATGAAATATTCTATTGATTTATTATCATATTAGTCTATTAAATTACAAAACTTTCACAAATTAGAGCCCAAAGTGGTTTTGTAAATTAGTCACATGCACTAAAATAGCGTTAAACATCctaattacattaattaggtTTCTAGAATTGACAAAAGTGCACTATGTTAGTTTTTTAGTGTAATTGGTGCAATTAAGATctcgaaaattattttaatacacGCGGTCAATCTCATGGACTATTTTAAAACTTAATTCAAAATTTCACAATTTTGTTTCATCTAATAATAGATGATAAATGAGTTGACGTGTAAAATTCATACTAGGTGTACATCAAAATCAACcataatataaatacataatccaCCTGGCATAATCTTAGATAACTTTTTACCATGTATTTTCAGGTGCACACACCATAGGGCAGACAGACTGCAGGTTCTTCAGTTACCGTTTATACAATTTCACGACCACAGGGAACGCTGATCCCACCATAAACCAATCTTTCTTGGAGCTGCTTCAAGCTCAGTGTCCCAAAAACGGAGATGGTTTGAGAAAGGTGGCACTGGACAAAGATAGTCCTGTAAAGTTTGATGTTAGTTACTTCAAGAACGTGCGTGATGGTAGTGGGGTTCTAGAGTCAGATCAGAGGCTGTGGGAAGATCCAGCTACAAAAAGTGTAGTTCAGAATTATGCTGGGAACATTAGAGGGATACTGGGATTAAGATTTGAATTCGAGTTTCCTAAGGCCATGATTAAGTTGAGTAGCATTGAAGTGAAGGCTGGTAgtcaaggagaaattagaaaAGTGTGCTCTAAATTTAACTGATGATTCTGGTTGTGTTCGGTATATAGTTTGGGTATATCAGCATATGAAATAAGATCAAATAAGCATTGTGTATTATAAAAAGGATGAATCGTCGCCTGAGAGATTCGAACTCTCGCGGGGAAACCCCATGTACTTAGCAGGCACACGCCTTAACCACTCGGCCAAAGCGACTTGTTTATTCATGGTTcaagtaatttatatttaatgctttaattttatctatttctGCTGCATAAATGCATAATGCATGTAACGCTTATAAAGATGTATATTTTGTGGACAATTTATGGATAGATAGAAATGGATTGTTTTGATGCATTGTCAATAACTAAATCTGATTCAGTACTTTATAAAATTGTTAGGGAAATTTCTTCTATAAAGAATGAATTTAgatgaaaagtaaaagataCAATTAAATTCTTAGAAAGAGTATGTATTAcacatgttttttattttttttctttactaaaaagaaaaagaaaataaattcgtactttttagtttttattgaaaattattctTAAGAGTTAAATCTTAAATTCGTCCCTGAAAGATACCCTGATTTTCATATTAGTCTTCGAAAAATAAAGTTAATCAAAAGAGTCCCTGAAAGATACCTAAGTTAATCACGTTTGTCCTTCCATCAACTATCTTAGTGACCTGGCTAACGTCTGCTGACGTGTTTCGTTAGCTTCCAATGTGAAAGAGGCCAACGTGTCATAACCGATTGCTGACAAGGTAAGTTTGGCAAAACAGTTCAAATCAGTCCCTAATTGTTtgaaacctaatcctaatttcgaCGATAAATACGTCGTCTTCAGCAATCAGAGGGCCATATGCCTGGGTTAGTGTTGAAATTGCTGGTTTGGGGCGACGATGGAGGCAGCAAATGGAGGCCGTGGTAGTGGTGTGTCGCTCTACTACACTATGCCTCTGCCAACCTacatgtcttcttcttcttcttcttggataTCATCTGAACTTTGGAGATGGCTCAACTTAACTTTTACCCTTTTTGATTGTGATGAGTCTTCTCTTGCGTCCTCTTCGTTAGCCTTCCTCTTCTCTCTATCACTATTTTCGTCATCCTCATTagtctctctcttctctccgtCACCGTTTTCTTCATCGACAGCCACTGCATGTTGTTTGGCACTTGAATTATCTTCTAATTCCAACATGGATGCTTTTGGATCAGACTGTTCagctttatttttgttgctagaTGCTCTGTTTTTGGCTGATCTTTCGAATTCCTCCAAAAATGAGCGGACTTCTTCATTGTTAGCAAGATCCAAAGGAGTCTTTCTTGCCCTTATCTTGGCAGTAAGACTCGCCCCTTTCTTGGCCAAGTACCTAACAAGCTCCAGATGAAAACCTTGAGCTGCGTAGTGTAATGAATTCATGCCTTTGCAAGTACAAGCCTTGATGGATGCACCAGCTGCAACTAGAGCCTTAACAACTTCCAAATGCCTCTTCTGAGTGGCAAAGTGTATTGCGGCCATGTCATCCATAGCAGAAGCACCAACATCAGCCTTATTCTTGCACAGATAACTTACTATCTATGCATGTCCAGCGAATGCTGctaaatgaagtctatggtccAAAGCTAATTGTCAAAAGAACAAAGTGGAAATGCTATAATTTTCAAGACAAACCAAATTCATTTTATTCTATATAAAACATCCTTACTTATTTTCAATTCTTCCTAGGGTATCTTTAATTAGAGGAAAAAAATTGGGTGAAAGTTTTCTTTAATGAGTTTCATGAGTCCATGTGTAAATTTAGTCATCAAACACTTTCATGAAAAGTTTCACCCCATTTTTACTCGCCAATAAAACAACCCTACCCCATAATAACAAGTTCATAGGGCATTACACATTAAGCACATAACAAAATACCAAATCATTTTCAGATAAAACATGCAGCACAACTCTGTTCAtgcaacaaaaagataaaaagcaTAAACAATAAGTCAACAGAGATTCCAATACAATGGTATTAGGGAAGCTAATCCACGATTCGATGCAGATAGGTCAAaaggaaagggaaaaaaaatcaCGGTGCAATGGATTCAATTATCATCAGGAAAGAACAAGTTAAACTTCAAAGCAAACGAATTGAATGGAGAATTTACCGTGGGAACCGAACAGAATGTTAGGGTTCCTTTAGCAATTAGTAGTGATAATAAATGAGAGGAGGATACGGTGTTCTCGAATGCTTGTCTCTAGAATTAACAGCCAAAAGGTTTGAAGTCAAAATCATCTGAATAGCGACGAGATCACCGGACCTTGCCGCCGTATGGAGCTCGTCGCCGGTGCTTCTTCTCTGTGGGTTGCCTTTACCCATCTCCACACGTTCCTCTCTTGCTGCTTCACTTCATACATTTTAAAACCAACCAACCACAAAATCTCCATTCTTCCCACAAAACGATGCCGAATCATGACCATCAGGGCATTCActcaaaacggcgtcgtttttcTTCTCTGCCAGCGTGGTCGTTAATGTCACACATCAGCAGACGTTAGTCAAGTTATCAAGCGATTTGACGGAAAGACGAACCTGATTCAGTCGTGTATCTTTCAAGGactcttttaattaattttatcttttggaGACTAATATGAAGATCGAAGTATCTTTCAGGGATgaatttgagtattaactctTATTCTTAACGTATGAACTGTTATTAAACAATTGTtagcttagagaaaaaaaagtgtGATATGCATTTCCTAAATTGAAGTtctaagtttgaattttacGAAAATTGTACTAACTAAGAAGGCTCAAGTTAAAGCATCTATTCCAATAATTCACAACATTATTCTTTGAACCTTTTAAACTGATTTAAACCATATACAAgtgcataatttttttcttctctttctttctcttttcgtATTTGTTTTCGTTCGGACCACTAATATGATTTAAACTACCAAGGTACTTGTAAAACAAGATAGttactttatattatttttattattattatataactaaaatcatatcaaattatattaattggaTCAAATAAATTTTGAGTGACATGCTATCACTTTACTTAATCCAAAAGGAATCTCTACTATATATATCTTGACATCATAAGTTCATAACTCACCCTATGTTATATTAAAACAGACTTTTAGATAGTGTATATATGTCTATATATTATCTTGATCATCAAAATGTCTAAGACAGATTTACAACTCATCACTTGCTATTACTTAAATAGAATAATGATTGTTACCCGTAAGATTTCACGAAAGGACAAATAATTTTGGCTCCTTGAAATGACAACTTAATTTAAATTACTtaaacttataaaattaattagttgtaCTTGTCACACACGCGTGTATAAGATTTAATTTCCATATATTAATAGTGTaaactctatatatatttttttagtgttttctaataatacttatataaaattttttaatttaaatgaaaagttaaacaagagaaaaaaattattaattattgaagATGAAAAATCTAGAAAGATTTATCAAGAGTAACAGAAGTTAGAAAAtgaatttttagtttaaaaataagtaaaatataCGAAAGAGATGTCGAGTattataatacataaaatttcaACCAAATTatcattaaacatgaaaaaatatattttttgatacatttttaaaataacatttaAAAGTTTCCAATTTAAGTAGATGATTATATTAAAGATATTATCAAATGATTCACGGTCATgttacttataaaaaaaatcaaacatcaaattagttatttatatcaaatatattttaaatataaaatatatcttaaaaataaattaaataatatatataataaatacataataatttatttaaaaaaataaataaaataaacaaatattttttatggatataaattatttgaaacatttttattaatttgtgcaacatgtcttatctcgtttatgcGGGagatagaattttaattttggcaTAGCTAATTGaatcaattattatatattttatttaaattcgtCAATGCTAATCGGTTGATCtgatttgttatatatatatataagtgtgTATAACTCGTATACGAGTTTTCAAATCTCCTCTccttgttgttcttcttctttttcttctttcaattcctctatttatgttttttttatgaagtaaaaaaatttgatagtgaagttcatattcatgtgagtgagaaaaatAGATGATAGAGTCCTACTAAAAGTATATTATTTTGATCGGATTTTGTTACAAACATTTGAAGgagtaatatttatttttgaaaatccattAGATATTGTTATTCCATTCACAATCTCATTCGAAGAACTAGAAGgtgtgatttgtgagaagatagaTTATGAAatgtcaaaaaaaatatcatgtattttatacagATATCCCATACTGGTATTTGGTGGATTCGTTCAATTTCAAACTAAATATATAACTAATAAAGTGAGCATGCAAGAGATATTTTCAATGTACATTAAAAGTCGCGCTCAAATATCGTTCATTGAGTTGTATATTAAATTTGAACAATTTGAAGCCGACTGAAATATTGAACAGAAAGATCACAATAATGATAGTGAAAAAGAGTTTGAAATCAATTACGAAGTTGTTGGTCCAAACGGATACGAAGATCAAGGTAATGGCACTATGGCTCCAAATGCGACAGACGTGGCAAATGCACTCGCAAACAAACATCCGTTTGAGAAGCCATCTTTCATGCGAGTTTTAGATTTAAAAGTCATGCATACTCCGGAATTTCCAGAAAATATGAATGCAGGTACGTAATTGCTTATATTTATACGAAGGATTACATCATTTATATTAATGAATGGACCAAATAGTTACGTGACATGTGAAAATATACTTAATTagcatttatttatgtatttatttagttaaatttaagataataatatttttagttagttattgatttagttaaatattaattaaaatttattaattagtatttatattGATATAGTGAGTATTGATTTATTAGAACATTTACCAGTACTTTTTGACATTGAACTATTTCAATTTAGGAAATACGATAAAAATCAGCATCTGCCATTCTATGAGTCTCTTCCTTTTTGCGTATGGCATCGCCACTCCCTTT is part of the Arachis duranensis cultivar V14167 chromosome 1, aradu.V14167.gnm2.J7QH, whole genome shotgun sequence genome and encodes:
- the LOC107470027 gene encoding peroxidase 25 yields the protein MDAILSYLVMFMMMTLAVVQAQLRTGFYSSSCPSAEAIIRSTVESHFNKDPTIAPGLLRLHFHDCFVQGCDGSILIADSSAERNAVQNIGLRGFEVIDDAKSQIEATCPGVVSCADILALAARDAVHLSGGPSWLVPTGRRDGRISSSNQASNMPSPLDPVSVQKQKFSAKGLDVHDLVTLLGAHTIGQTDCRFFSYRLYNFTTTGNADPTINQSFLELLQAQCPKNGDGLRKVALDKDSPVKFDVSYFKNVRDGSGVLESDQRLWEDPATKSVVQNYAGNIRGILGLRFEFEFPKAMIKLSSIEVKAGSQGEIRKVCSKFN
- the LOC107471486 gene encoding G-type lectin S-receptor-like serine/threonine-protein kinase LECRK3 — its product is MASKSPILIVLLFLSSILLLHSSLADADDGITKIELGHSLSPKGNQSSSWLSSSGHFAFGFYPHAQGYGYAVGIWLLGEPDITLVWTANRNDPPLPSSSTLLLTIDGLVLQQGQKITNNVTGASMASMLDSGNFVIYDDSHVVVWQSFDHPTDIILGGQNLTAANRLVSSLSKTDHSTGLFYLIMQESDSNLVAYPLKTLPYAEDHYWDEIDNATTGSVQLSLNTEGFLCLREHQCFVNNTNLLRNSNSQKQNTTSIYRATFDFDGVFRLYEHQFDGEGNRRPFSVEIRWEAMHDKCQINGFCGFNSYCSNTNMCHCYPGFVPISNNGMFLECKLNYSKDERQSNPDPSSLYDVTLLEHMSWSDFPYLVTKETTMEACEESCKEDCDCGGALYANNGGICSIYRLPLRYGRKVPNASDTATAIFKVPYHSGFLINQTHLDPDSHVVVDNKRSLILILSSSLGSVTLLCVIIAVSVFFNYRHHVYSYAKLSASSNLGFTKECSLRSFSFDELVEATSGFTEEIGRGSYGAVYEGTITGDGSNKSVAVKRLERIADDEGEREFRAEVTAIARTHHRNLVKLVGYCIEGSRKLLVYEYVSNGCLANLLFKGKNHHHHHHDQALPWKERIKIALDVARGVQYLHEECGVRIVHCNLKPQNILIDEAWTAKISDFGLARLLKQPQQPEFLTDDEVRSSYLAPEWKNEASPSLSSCSSPLVSVKVDIYSYGVVVLEIVCRRRSIDVNVKCPEEVLLSSWVYQCYAEGELRKLVVNESEEEDTDWKTLERMVKVGLWCVQDDPSLRPSMKNVILMLEGWKPIPTPPSPLAST